The Desulfovibrio sp. TomC genome includes a window with the following:
- a CDS encoding TraK family protein: MARKRKRIPRNMGRIEFIACQDVIDAMRVQGYDNKKIHAALVKKGKVTMSYATFCHHMVRFLKEIRERQEQSGHHPVPIYTQKTFKQQGLKQHGFSVNKTPSSDEMI, encoded by the coding sequence ATGGCTCGAAAAAGAAAGCGCATTCCCCGAAACATGGGACGTATCGAATTCATTGCTTGCCAGGATGTGATCGATGCCATGCGGGTGCAGGGCTATGACAACAAGAAAATTCACGCTGCGCTGGTCAAGAAAGGCAAAGTTACCATGTCTTACGCAACCTTCTGCCACCATATGGTGCGCTTTCTCAAAGAAATCAGGGAAAGGCAAGAACAATCCGGACATCACCCCGTGCCGATATATACGCAAAAGACCTTCAAGCAACAGGGACTTAAACAACATGGATTTTCAGTGAACAAGACCCCATCCTCCGATGAAATGATCTAG
- a CDS encoding TrbC/VirB2 family protein: MLKPALRYLPLVALVLVLPELAQASGGISEFSSPLEKVVQTVTGPAGRWVSIVAMALCGILYIFNRDDLTGGFKLLLGVVFGISFIAFATSIVDSVFSFSGAVI, from the coding sequence ATGCTGAAACCTGCCCTTCGGTATCTCCCCCTGGTGGCGCTCGTTCTAGTTCTGCCGGAACTGGCCCAGGCCTCGGGAGGCATTTCCGAATTCTCAAGCCCCCTGGAAAAGGTGGTCCAGACGGTCACCGGTCCGGCCGGTCGCTGGGTCTCCATCGTGGCCATGGCGCTTTGCGGCATTCTCTACATCTTCAACCGCGACGACCTGACCGGCGGCTTCAAGCTGCTTCTTGGCGTGGTCTTTGGCATCTCGTTTATCGCCTTCGCCACCAGCATCGTAGACAGCGTGTTTTCTTTCTCCGGCGCGGTGATCTGA
- a CDS encoding TraG/VirB4 family ATPase, with protein MMLRLRDYRSRIKGLPDLLPYAALIAPGVVLCKDGSLLAAWEFRGQDTASSTPEELAFVSAQVNSAVKLLGSGWMLHVDALRSRERTYARPEESHFPDPVTRLIDEERRQFFSGDTCYSTKAVLTVSYKPNLQAAKLAGAAQSGTGRRNLLAKSLRFFEQALLELEDALAAVLRLERLVEFDDAEEDDQSVRYSPLLSHIQQCLTGEEQPLRVPRTPMYLDALLGGEDLVGGLAPRIGKKHIAVLSIDSLPQESWPAMLASLDGLQLPYRFSTRFICLDQLDAAKEITVYRKTWQQQIFRFFDQFFNNPSARANRDAQLMAEDADEALVEVQSGYVGAGYLTSCIVLLHESPEPLHDWARELRRVIQTLGFGCRIESINTLEAWLGTHPGNGFANLRRPLVNTLNLADLLPLASIWSGKGFCPCPFYPPDSPPLMVCTTDGSTPFRFNLHEGDLGHTLIFGPTGSGKSTLLALIAAQFRRYPEARIFAFDKGMSLFPLCQAAGGSHFEIGRTELAFAPLQRIDVSGTEQSWAEGWVADLAELQGLRVLPVHRNAIRTAMNALRENPPTMRSLTDFWHVLQNQELKEALKQYTKAGAMGHLLDASSDALDIASFMVFEIEELMQLGDKNLIPVLLYLFHRIEKALSGQPALLILDEAWIMLGHPVFREKVREWLKVMRKANCAVVLATQSLSDAVRSGIMDVLVESCPTKILLPNLTARQDGQRELYAGMGLNARQIEIVATATPKRDYYMISPSGRRLIQLALQKKTLAFVGVSDKDSMSRIKELCSHHCQDWPWFWLQEKGAA; from the coding sequence ATGATGCTGCGGCTGCGGGACTATCGCTCCAGGATCAAAGGGCTGCCCGACCTTTTGCCGTATGCGGCCTTGATCGCTCCCGGCGTGGTGCTATGCAAGGACGGGAGCTTGCTGGCGGCCTGGGAATTCCGGGGACAGGACACAGCCTCCAGCACACCGGAAGAACTGGCCTTCGTGTCCGCCCAGGTGAATAGCGCGGTCAAACTGCTCGGCTCCGGCTGGATGCTCCATGTAGATGCCTTGCGCAGCCGCGAACGCACCTATGCGCGTCCCGAAGAGAGCCATTTTCCCGATCCGGTGACCCGGCTTATCGACGAAGAACGCCGCCAGTTTTTCAGCGGCGACACCTGCTACAGCACCAAGGCTGTGCTCACGGTCAGCTACAAGCCGAATCTGCAAGCGGCCAAGCTGGCCGGAGCCGCCCAGTCCGGGACCGGGCGGCGCAATCTTCTAGCGAAAAGCTTGCGGTTTTTCGAGCAGGCCTTGCTGGAACTGGAAGACGCCTTGGCCGCTGTGCTGCGCCTGGAGCGACTGGTGGAGTTCGACGACGCCGAAGAAGATGATCAGTCTGTCCGGTATTCACCGCTCCTTTCGCACATCCAGCAGTGCCTGACCGGCGAGGAACAGCCCCTCCGGGTGCCGCGAACGCCCATGTATCTGGATGCGCTCCTTGGCGGCGAAGACCTGGTCGGAGGCTTGGCCCCGCGCATTGGGAAAAAGCACATCGCGGTCCTCAGTATCGACAGTCTGCCCCAGGAGAGTTGGCCGGCCATGCTGGCCAGCCTTGATGGGCTGCAACTGCCGTATCGGTTTTCCACCCGGTTCATCTGCCTGGACCAGCTCGATGCGGCCAAGGAAATCACGGTCTACCGCAAGACCTGGCAGCAGCAAATATTCCGGTTCTTTGACCAGTTTTTTAACAACCCCAGCGCCAGGGCCAACCGGGACGCCCAACTCATGGCCGAGGATGCCGACGAAGCCCTGGTGGAGGTGCAGTCCGGGTACGTGGGCGCGGGGTATCTCACTTCCTGCATCGTGCTTCTGCACGAATCCCCGGAGCCGCTGCACGATTGGGCGCGGGAGCTTCGTCGCGTCATCCAGACCCTGGGGTTCGGCTGCCGCATTGAATCCATCAACACCCTGGAAGCCTGGCTTGGCACCCACCCCGGCAACGGGTTTGCCAACCTCCGGCGTCCCCTGGTCAACACGCTCAATCTCGCCGATCTGCTCCCCCTGGCCAGCATCTGGTCGGGGAAAGGCTTTTGTCCCTGTCCCTTTTACCCGCCGGACTCGCCGCCGCTCATGGTCTGCACCACGGACGGTTCAACGCCGTTTCGGTTCAACCTCCATGAGGGTGACCTTGGCCACACGCTTATTTTCGGTCCCACGGGTTCGGGCAAGTCCACGCTCCTGGCGCTGATCGCTGCCCAGTTTCGTCGCTACCCGGAAGCCCGGATATTCGCCTTCGACAAGGGCATGAGTCTTTTCCCGCTGTGCCAGGCAGCCGGCGGCAGCCATTTCGAAATCGGCAGAACAGAACTCGCTTTTGCTCCTCTCCAGCGCATTGACGTTTCCGGAACGGAACAAAGCTGGGCCGAAGGCTGGGTGGCCGATCTGGCGGAGTTGCAGGGGCTTCGTGTGTTGCCGGTCCATCGCAACGCCATCCGCACGGCCATGAACGCCTTGCGGGAGAACCCGCCGACCATGCGCTCCCTGACCGACTTCTGGCATGTGCTTCAGAACCAGGAACTCAAGGAAGCACTCAAACAGTACACCAAGGCCGGGGCCATGGGGCATCTGCTGGACGCCTCGTCGGATGCCCTGGACATCGCGTCGTTCATGGTCTTCGAGATTGAGGAATTGATGCAACTTGGGGACAAGAATCTGATCCCCGTGCTGCTCTATCTCTTTCATCGGATTGAAAAGGCCCTATCCGGACAGCCGGCGCTCCTCATCCTTGATGAGGCCTGGATCATGCTCGGGCATCCGGTTTTTCGGGAAAAGGTGCGGGAGTGGCTCAAGGTCATGCGCAAGGCCAATTGCGCCGTGGTCTTGGCCACCCAGAGCCTCTCCGACGCGGTGCGCTCCGGCATCATGGACGTACTTGTCGAATCCTGCCCCACCAAGATTCTCCTGCCCAATCTCACGGCCCGCCAAGACGGCCAGCGGGAACTGTACGCCGGCATGGGACTCAATGCCCGGCAAATCGAAATCGTGGCCACGGCCACCCCCAAACGGGATTATTACATGATCTCCCCCTCAGGGCGGCGTCTCATACAACTCGCCTTGCAGAAAAAGACTTTGGCCTTCGTCGGGGTCTCGGACAAGGACAGCATGTCCCGGATTAAGGAACTTTGCAGTCACCACTGCCAGGATTGGCCTTGGTTCTGGCTGCAAGAAAAAGGAGCGGCTTGA
- a CDS encoding nucleotide-binding protein, whose amino-acid sequence MAMIHFILQGKGGVGKSLVASLLAQYLQGKGLQVHCFDTDPINATLAGYEALDAVALDIMSGDDIDPRRFDQLMDAIIELPADAHVVVDNGASSFVPLGSYLLENQALEVLEEHGHSVMLHTVVTGGQAILDTLSGLKSLVSHFPTTPIVVWLNRYFGDIAIDGKRFEEFKIYSECASSFHAVISLPHRKQTTFGRDLEELFARRQTFTEAQGSALPIMVRQRLTSFWRDTMTEIDQARLY is encoded by the coding sequence ATGGCCATGATACATTTCATCTTGCAGGGCAAAGGCGGCGTTGGAAAATCCCTCGTCGCTTCGTTGCTCGCGCAATACCTGCAAGGCAAAGGTCTTCAGGTTCATTGCTTCGACACAGACCCGATCAATGCCACCCTCGCCGGGTATGAGGCTTTGGACGCCGTGGCTCTGGACATCATGAGCGGCGACGACATCGATCCCCGCCGTTTCGACCAACTTATGGATGCGATTATCGAACTGCCCGCCGATGCCCATGTCGTGGTGGACAACGGCGCTTCCTCCTTCGTGCCGCTTGGGTCCTATCTACTGGAAAACCAGGCTCTCGAAGTCCTCGAAGAGCATGGCCATTCCGTCATGCTCCATACCGTGGTCACCGGCGGACAGGCCATTCTAGACACCCTGTCCGGTCTCAAATCTCTAGTTTCGCATTTCCCGACCACGCCTATTGTTGTTTGGCTCAACCGCTACTTCGGCGACATCGCCATTGATGGGAAGCGATTCGAGGAGTTTAAGATTTACTCCGAATGCGCTTCCAGCTTCCATGCCGTCATTTCCCTGCCGCACCGCAAACAAACCACCTTCGGTCGTGACCTGGAAGAACTCTTCGCCAGACGGCAGACATTTACCGAAGCCCAGGGCTCTGCTCTTCCGATCATGGTCCGGCAGCGCCTGACCAGCTTCTGGCGGGATACTATGACCGAAATAGATCAAGCCCGTCTTTACTGA
- the trbL gene encoding P-type conjugative transfer protein TrbL, protein MANTSHQFLIPTAVSALALLAVLALPASVLAAGPSPDAISQIAQEFYTKTTAWSGTLKSFAFALFRWTVMLEIALFGIRMALQRSQLPDILGQFVMTLLFAGFIAAVINNYAEWSWNLIHGLASTADSLGTTQTASDAPLRSGLNLVQVILDKVSITSPAESIGYVVAALVVLICFALMTAQILLIKCEAMVAMNASVILLGLGGSSLFKEYAVNVMRYTLAVAFKLFVLQLLLGLGMTFITDMELSEATLQDIFVVIGVSVVLLALVKTIPDVCAGIINGSHVTGGHALAATAGAVLGGAVGFAAGSVATAAGTSMGLKSVRAASQLATESGASGLGKVGHMAQSLYSAHQQTKAEHPRASHALRLRSKMESRLQAKKMENSMREESADAKPE, encoded by the coding sequence ATGGCCAATACGTCCCATCAGTTCCTGATCCCAACCGCCGTGAGCGCCCTGGCGCTCCTGGCCGTGCTGGCCCTGCCGGCAAGCGTGTTGGCCGCCGGGCCGTCACCGGACGCCATCTCCCAGATTGCGCAGGAATTCTACACCAAGACGACGGCTTGGTCGGGAACGCTCAAGTCATTTGCCTTTGCCTTGTTCCGCTGGACCGTGATGCTCGAAATCGCGCTCTTCGGCATCCGCATGGCCCTGCAACGCTCCCAGCTCCCGGATATTCTTGGCCAGTTCGTCATGACGCTTTTATTTGCCGGGTTCATCGCCGCCGTGATCAACAATTATGCGGAATGGTCCTGGAACCTGATCCATGGTCTGGCCTCCACCGCCGATTCCCTGGGCACGACCCAGACAGCGTCGGACGCGCCGCTACGCAGCGGCCTCAACCTCGTCCAAGTCATCCTGGATAAAGTCTCCATCACCTCGCCGGCCGAGTCCATCGGCTACGTCGTGGCCGCCCTGGTGGTGCTGATCTGCTTTGCGCTGATGACCGCCCAGATACTGCTGATCAAGTGCGAGGCCATGGTGGCCATGAACGCCAGCGTCATCCTGCTTGGGCTTGGCGGCTCATCGCTTTTCAAGGAATACGCCGTAAACGTCATGCGCTACACCCTGGCCGTCGCCTTTAAGCTATTCGTCCTGCAACTGCTGCTCGGTCTTGGCATGACGTTTATCACTGACATGGAACTCTCCGAGGCCACGCTTCAGGACATCTTCGTGGTCATCGGCGTTTCCGTGGTGCTGCTCGCCTTGGTCAAAACCATTCCGGATGTCTGCGCAGGCATCATCAATGGCTCCCATGTCACGGGCGGCCATGCCCTGGCCGCCACGGCCGGGGCGGTGCTCGGCGGCGCGGTCGGCTTTGCTGCCGGATCGGTGGCGACCGCCGCTGGAACCTCCATGGGACTGAAAAGTGTTCGCGCCGCTTCGCAACTGGCCACGGAAAGTGGAGCCAGTGGCCTCGGCAAAGTCGGCCACATGGCCCAGAGCCTTTATAGTGCCCATCAGCAAACCAAGGCCGAACACCCCCGGGCCAGCCATGCGCTGCGTTTACGCAGCAAGATGGAATCGCGGCTCCAGGCCAAGAAGATGGAAAACTCCATGCGGGAGGAAAGCGCCGATGCCAAACCAGAATAG
- the trbJ gene encoding P-type conjugative transfer protein TrbJ: MKRILMSCGLAMLLVLATVSPGNTMVVYCTNCSEMFTQALERVTNLSQLQTLVSQYQEAVTQTIEQIEMVANQVKQYQNMVQNTIKLPAQLINKVTGTFKQLASLTKSLQTQAGDIAAMGSIFTEIYGDSDFLRGIAKAGTGTTKTVNAQYQAKLEEWSSESQRASKAAFQVTGEQLDDLMGSAEDFDSHINQLLSTPEGQMQALESANQLAALQLKEARELRTLLLTTNQADIQDRMKAEKQDELRSTWWQEMTKTDKLQGISGKNPKADPF; encoded by the coding sequence ATGAAAAGAATCCTCATGTCGTGCGGCCTTGCCATGTTGCTCGTGCTCGCAACCGTTTCTCCCGGAAACACGATGGTCGTCTACTGTACCAATTGCAGCGAGATGTTCACGCAGGCCCTGGAGCGGGTCACAAATCTGTCTCAGCTCCAGACCCTTGTTTCCCAGTATCAGGAAGCGGTGACCCAGACCATTGAGCAGATTGAAATGGTCGCCAATCAGGTCAAGCAGTACCAGAACATGGTGCAAAATACCATTAAGCTGCCGGCCCAGCTCATCAACAAGGTCACCGGTACGTTCAAGCAGTTGGCCAGCCTGACTAAGAGCCTGCAAACTCAGGCCGGCGACATTGCGGCCATGGGCAGCATCTTCACGGAAATCTATGGGGATTCTGATTTCTTGAGGGGAATCGCCAAGGCCGGAACCGGCACGACGAAGACCGTCAACGCCCAGTATCAGGCCAAGCTGGAAGAGTGGTCCTCGGAATCCCAGCGTGCCTCCAAGGCCGCCTTTCAGGTCACCGGGGAGCAGCTTGATGACCTCATGGGGAGCGCCGAGGACTTCGACAGCCACATAAACCAGCTTCTGAGCACCCCCGAAGGCCAAATGCAGGCCCTGGAGTCGGCCAACCAACTGGCGGCCCTGCAACTCAAGGAAGCTCGTGAGCTTCGGACCCTGCTCCTCACAACCAACCAGGCGGACATCCAAGACCGGATGAAGGCGGAGAAGCAGGACGAACTGCGCTCCACATGGTGGCAGGAGATGACCAAGACCGACAAGCTCCAGGGGATCAGCGGCAAAAACCCCAAAGCCGATCCGTTCTAA
- the trbD gene encoding conjugal transfer protein TrbD: MRTLTIHQSLHRHSHVMGAERELVLTCGLIALLVGIGGLSLLSVVTGLTFWVMAVFVLRRMAKADPIMSKVWLKHIKQQLFYPARAGVWRK, encoded by the coding sequence ATGCGCACCTTGACCATCCACCAATCCCTGCACCGGCACAGCCATGTCATGGGGGCCGAACGGGAACTGGTGCTGACCTGCGGGCTTATTGCCCTGCTGGTCGGCATCGGGGGCTTGAGCCTTCTGTCCGTGGTAACGGGGTTGACCTTCTGGGTCATGGCCGTTTTTGTCCTGCGGCGCATGGCCAAGGCCGATCCGATCATGAGCAAGGTCTGGCTCAAACACATCAAGCAACAGCTTTTCTACCCGGCCCGGGCCGGCGTCTGGAGAAAATGA
- the trbB gene encoding P-type conjugative transfer ATPase TrbB codes for MDRLHASLTHNFGPIIMEALRDPDVIEIMVNPDQTLWIEKLGQDMALRGKLAPAQSRLIISLVASALETTVTADRPIVEGELPLDGSRFEGLMPPIVSGPSFTIRKRASRVFTLDDYVASGILSLSASVILAKAIEARRNILVVGGTGSGKTTFVNAIIDGISRRCPGDRLIVIEDTTELQSASDNTVFMRCSDGVPIQRLVKVSMRYRPTRILVGEVRDGSALDLLKAWNTGHPGGVATVHAGSAAAGLLRLEQLIAEATLVPMPALIAEAVDMICFIERAPGGRRVSDIATIKGFDPVTHTYDLEHLC; via the coding sequence ATGGACAGACTGCACGCGAGCCTCACGCACAATTTCGGGCCAATCATCATGGAGGCTCTCCGCGATCCGGACGTGATCGAAATCATGGTCAATCCGGACCAGACGTTGTGGATCGAAAAGCTCGGCCAGGACATGGCCTTGCGCGGGAAGCTTGCCCCGGCCCAAAGCCGGCTCATCATCTCCCTGGTGGCCAGCGCCCTGGAAACCACGGTCACGGCGGATAGGCCTATTGTGGAGGGGGAACTGCCCCTTGACGGCAGCCGCTTCGAGGGTCTCATGCCGCCCATTGTCTCCGGGCCGTCGTTTACCATTCGCAAACGGGCCAGCCGGGTTTTCACTCTGGATGACTATGTGGCTTCAGGAATCCTGTCGCTTTCCGCCTCGGTCATCCTTGCCAAGGCCATCGAAGCCCGGCGTAACATCTTGGTGGTAGGCGGAACCGGCTCGGGCAAGACGACGTTCGTCAACGCCATTATCGACGGCATTTCCAGGCGCTGCCCAGGTGACCGGCTCATCGTCATCGAAGACACGACTGAACTCCAATCCGCCAGTGACAACACCGTCTTTATGCGCTGTTCGGACGGCGTACCCATCCAGCGTTTGGTCAAGGTGTCCATGCGCTACCGGCCAACGCGCATCCTGGTCGGCGAAGTCCGCGACGGTTCCGCCCTGGATCTTCTCAAGGCCTGGAACACCGGGCACCCCGGCGGCGTGGCCACGGTCCATGCCGGCAGCGCCGCCGCCGGCCTCCTTCGCTTGGAGCAGCTCATTGCCGAGGCAACCCTGGTGCCCATGCCGGCGCTCATCGCCGAAGCCGTGGATATGATCTGCTTTATCGAGCGTGCCCCGGGCGGCCGCCGCGTCTCCGACATCGCCACCATCAAAGGCTTTGATCCCGTAACCCACACCTACGATTTGGAGCACCTATGCTGA